A region from the Gossypium hirsutum isolate 1008001.06 chromosome A08, Gossypium_hirsutum_v2.1, whole genome shotgun sequence genome encodes:
- the LOC107950589 gene encoding ADP,ATP carrier protein 1, mitochondrial-like encodes MDQIQHPSVMQKVAGQLLSSSISRDFQGYDGSFRRPALYQGHFAYGNYSNAGMHYPIVPSTATAICVQAPAEKGFTSFAIDFLMGGVSAAVSKTAAAPIERVKLLIQNQDEMIKTGRLSEPYKGIVDCFRRTMKDEGVVSLWRGNTANVIRYFPTQALNFAFKDYFKRLFNFKKDRDGYWKWFAGNLASGGAAGASSLLFVYSLDYARTRLANDAKAAKKGGERQFNGLVDVYRKTLKSDGIAGLYRGFNISCVGIIVYRGLYFGMYDSLKPVLLTGDLQDSFFASFALGWLITNGAGLASYPIDTVRRRMMMTSGEAVKYKSSLDAFSQILKNEGAKSLFKGAGANILRAIAGAGVLAGYDKLQLIVFGKKYGSGGA; translated from the exons TCTTTCAGGAGGCCTGCTCTATACCAAGGACATTTTGCATATGGGAATTATTCCAATGCTGGAATGCACTATCCTATTGTTCCATCAACAGCTACCGCCATTTGTGTTCAAGCCCCTGCAGAGAAAGGATTTACCAGCTTTGCCATTGATTTCCTCATGGGTGGAGTTTCTGCTGCTGTGTCAAAAACAGCTGCTGCTCCGATTGAGCGTGTTAAGCTTTTGATACAGAACCAGGATGAAATGATCAAAACTGGTAGGCTCTCTGAGCCCTACAAGGGTATCGTTGATTGTTTCAGGCGAACAATGAAAGATGAAGGAGTGGTTTCTTTGTGGAGGGGTAACACTGCTAATGTTATTCGTTATTTCCCCACTCAG GCTTTGAACTTTGCTTTCAAGGACTACTTTAAGAGGCTTTTCAACTTTAAGAAAGACAGGGATGGTTACTGGAAATGGTTTGCTGGAAACTTAGCATCTGGAGGTGCAGCTGGTGCTTCTTCCCTTCTTTTTGTCTACTCCTTGGATTATGCTCGAACCCGTCTTGCCAATGATGCAAAGGCTGCAAAGAAAGGAGGAGAGAGGCAATTCAATGGCCTTGTTGATGTCTACAGGAAGACCTTAAAATCTGATGGTATTGCTGGTCTTTACCGTGGTTTCAATATTTCATGTGTTGGAATCATCGTTTACCGTGGTCTATACTTTGGAATGTATGACTCCCTGAAGCCAGTGCTTCTCACTGGAGATCTGCAG GATAGTTTCTTTGCTAGCTTTGCTCTTGGTTGGCTCATCACAAATGGTGCTGGTCTTGCATCGTACCCAATTGATACTGTGCGTAGAAGAATGATGATGACCTCTGGTGAAGCAGTGAAGTACAAGAGCTCACTCGATGCATTTTCTCAGATCTTGAAAAATGAGGGAGCCAAGTCTTTATTCAAGGGTGCTGGAGCTAATATCCTTCGTGCTATTGCTGGTGCTGGTGTGCTTGCCGGATATGACAAGTTGCAGCTCATTGTGTTCGGAAAGAAGTACGGATCTGGTGGTGCTTAA